In one window of Armatimonadota bacterium DNA:
- a CDS encoding alkaline phosphatase family protein: protein MSRRTAAVLIIATVFALLTLSPYALPAAQQTPKNIILIGWDGLQRNHLKEIIARDEVPNLMALAEKGNLVAIDTTRRTDTKAGWAQILTGYEPEVTGVFGNNRFQPIPVGLTVFERLEDHFGAENIYTAAAIGKLHHVGSAPPGGRPVGPTGAARPRQRQQARAAQRARQPGGRLPGEPYYLTKDNMDLFQEGLGPADNVGARALEELETHGRDRCFMFIHFAEPDHPGHAHGENSQQYTDSVKHNDEWLGRIVAKLEELGVRDETLIYVTADHGFDEDRSSHSDAPYVFLATDDPLVMRRGLREDITPTILWRFGVDLSAITPELDGHPLQQAYQPPIW from the coding sequence ATGTCACGAAGGACTGCGGCTGTTCTAATCATCGCAACGGTGTTCGCGCTCCTGACGTTGTCCCCGTACGCCTTGCCCGCGGCGCAGCAGACACCCAAGAACATCATCCTCATCGGCTGGGACGGGCTCCAGCGAAATCACCTCAAGGAGATCATCGCGCGTGATGAGGTCCCCAATCTGATGGCGCTCGCCGAGAAGGGCAACCTGGTGGCAATAGATACCACCCGCCGGACGGATACCAAGGCGGGCTGGGCGCAGATCCTCACCGGTTACGAGCCCGAGGTCACCGGCGTCTTCGGCAACAACAGATTCCAGCCCATCCCCGTGGGCCTGACCGTATTCGAGCGTCTGGAGGACCACTTCGGTGCCGAGAACATCTACACCGCTGCGGCCATCGGCAAGCTGCATCACGTCGGCTCGGCGCCGCCGGGAGGACGGCCGGTCGGGCCGACCGGCGCGGCGCGGCCCAGGCAGCGCCAGCAGGCGCGGGCGGCGCAGCGCGCGCGACAACCCGGCGGCCGTCTGCCGGGTGAGCCGTACTACCTGACCAAGGACAACATGGACTTGTTTCAGGAGGGCCTCGGCCCCGCCGATAACGTCGGCGCGCGCGCGTTGGAGGAACTTGAAACACACGGCCGTGACCGCTGCTTCATGTTCATCCACTTCGCCGAGCCTGACCACCCCGGCCATGCGCACGGCGAGAACTCCCAGCAGTATACCGACTCCGTCAAGCACAACGACGAGTGGCTCGGCAGGATCGTCGCGAAGCTGGAGGAGTTGGGCGTGCGCGACGAAACGCTGATCTACGTTACCGCCGACCACGGGTTTGATGAGGATCGGTCGAGTCACAGCGACGCGCCGTACGTGTTCCTTGCCACCGACGACCCGCTGGTGATGCGGCGCGGCCTGCGCGAGGACATCACGCCTACGATCCTGTGGCGCTTCGGCGTGGACCTATCGGCTATCACCCCCGAACTCGACGGCCACCCGCTCCAGCAAGCGTATCAGCCGCCGATATGGTAA
- a CDS encoding nitroreductase family protein — MDLFEAIEKRASVRNLQPVDITDADLNRILDAGRRAPSGYNRQPFELIVIREPGSLAKLAESQACIGDVNTAIAVVADPDMSKYWLEDLSAATENMLLAITALGYATVWVEGRILPNEHELKHMLGVPEKLRLMVVLPVGKALGMAKQADKRPLEEVVHYEHYGSRG; from the coding sequence ATGGATCTGTTCGAAGCCATCGAGAAGCGCGCTTCCGTCCGCAACTTGCAGCCGGTGGACATCACTGACGCCGACCTCAACCGCATCCTCGACGCAGGGCGCAGGGCGCCGTCGGGCTACAACCGCCAGCCCTTCGAGCTCATCGTCATCCGCGAGCCGGGGTCGCTCGCCAAGCTCGCGGAATCGCAGGCCTGCATCGGCGATGTGAATACGGCAATCGCGGTCGTCGCCGACCCGGACATGTCGAAATACTGGCTCGAGGACCTTTCCGCCGCGACCGAGAACATGCTGCTCGCCATTACCGCGCTCGGGTATGCCACAGTGTGGGTCGAGGGGCGCATCCTGCCCAACGAGCACGAACTCAAGCACATGCTCGGGGTGCCGGAGAAGCTTCGCCTCATGGTCGTCCTGCCCGTCGGCAAGGCGCTCGGCATGGCCAAGCAGGCCGACAAGCGCCCGCTCGAGGAGGTCGTCCACTACGAGCACTATGGCAGCCGCGGGTAG
- a CDS encoding PD40 domain-containing protein codes for MPLADVTQIAFETLADPDTGVDVTRVSDDHGDTIFPYFTQVLFTDDGEDLLVSSNRTGTWQAYLLCVSTGELRQLTDEPEGIRAHGSTVLPTKGAVAFLTGNVLKRVNLDGSGTRTLYEAPQGFSPSILAPSADGASVTFAYSEGLALSTETGRIYSTMAERLYRRPASVVMRVDTESGAAAALWGEREWISHVNVSPADGDIVVFCHEGSWHLVQRMWTLRASTGKVWPLVEQRRLLERSGHEFFTRSGRVVTQYSWRFHASAKDWVPLDVFVNPDGSAPQAFRYLHGRPSHVQVAGDEALGVGDCAFPSAGFADGRSYMGLIRYEDERAVMTALCRHDSSWLTQHSHPHPIFSPDDRWVYFNTDRGGRCNIYRAPVPSP; via the coding sequence ATGCCACTCGCGGATGTGACGCAAATCGCTTTCGAGACTCTCGCCGATCCCGATACCGGCGTCGATGTCACCCGTGTGAGCGACGACCACGGCGACACCATATTCCCGTACTTCACGCAGGTGCTGTTCACCGACGACGGTGAGGACCTGCTCGTGAGCAGCAACCGTACGGGGACGTGGCAAGCTTACCTGCTCTGCGTATCTACCGGCGAGTTGCGGCAGCTCACGGACGAGCCCGAAGGCATCCGCGCGCACGGCTCCACGGTGCTCCCGACGAAAGGGGCGGTCGCGTTTCTCACCGGCAACGTGCTCAAGCGCGTCAACCTCGACGGCTCCGGCACGCGGACGCTCTACGAGGCGCCGCAAGGCTTCAGCCCCTCCATCCTCGCGCCGTCCGCCGATGGCGCGTCGGTGACTTTTGCGTACAGCGAGGGGCTCGCACTCTCCACCGAAACCGGCCGCATCTACTCCACGATGGCTGAGCGCCTCTACCGCCGCCCGGCGAGCGTCGTTATGCGCGTGGACACGGAATCGGGAGCGGCGGCGGCGCTGTGGGGCGAGCGCGAATGGATCAGCCACGTCAACGTCAGCCCGGCGGACGGCGATATCGTCGTCTTCTGCCACGAAGGCTCATGGCACCTCGTCCAGCGCATGTGGACACTGCGCGCGAGCACCGGCAAGGTGTGGCCGCTCGTCGAGCAGAGGAGGCTGCTCGAACGCTCCGGGCACGAGTTCTTCACGCGCAGCGGGCGCGTCGTGACGCAGTACTCCTGGCGTTTCCACGCGAGCGCCAAGGACTGGGTACCGCTCGATGTCTTCGTCAACCCCGATGGGAGCGCGCCGCAGGCGTTTCGCTACCTCCACGGCCGGCCTTCGCACGTCCAAGTTGCTGGCGACGAGGCCCTCGGCGTCGGCGACTGCGCGTTCCCGTCCGCGGGCTTCGCCGACGGTCGCAGCTACATGGGGCTCATCCGTTATGAGGACGAGCGGGCCGTCATGACCGCGCTGTGCCGCCACGACTCGTCATGGCTCACCCAGCATTCCCATCCACATCCGATCTTCAGCCCGGACGACCGCTGGGTCTACTTCAACACCGACCGCGGTGGGCGCTGCAACATCTACCGCGCGCCGGTGCCATCGCCCTGA
- a CDS encoding DUF2061 domain-containing protein: protein MTEHRRRSVVKAVSWRILATITTMGVVYGFTGRLDLSLGVGAVEVVVKMLLYYAHERLWGRVTWGRPSHPLAALPVTKQLTSEDMDEIRRRLEELGYL, encoded by the coding sequence ATGACAGAACATCGCCGCCGCAGTGTGGTTAAGGCCGTTAGCTGGCGCATACTTGCGACCATTACAACCATGGGCGTCGTTTACGGGTTCACCGGACGCCTCGATCTGTCCCTCGGCGTGGGCGCCGTCGAAGTCGTAGTGAAGATGCTGCTGTACTATGCCCACGAGCGCCTGTGGGGACGTGTCACCTGGGGCCGGCCCAGTCACCCGCTGGCCGCGCTGCCGGTCACGAAGCAGTTGACCTCCGAGGATATGGACGAGATTCGTCGTCGGCTCGAAGAGTTGGGGTACTTGTAA
- a CDS encoding twin-arginine translocation signal domain-containing protein — protein sequence MREAPTAKASGCSRRQFLRRASAGTLGLLLGPSVLSRSSQASAAGKPDAPFLAIQTHAHDYFLEGAETVCRNVVERGGFNQMLFAATYVREGKWTNHQPGNDYTVEAGLYFAPDPKLYRDSGVAPRRAPSAGMESYNALAEVSKAARKVGVGAYAWISDYDQRLVAADYPELRVVGPDGKPADSEWFCPNNPRARAYVVALYEDVARNYDVDGFFMDRIRYSSPTAVCYCKWCREAMERSGLDAERVMSTMRRIAGQPAGTMTLMIGASFDNIFENDDVVEVAQWMRFRQQTVADHVAQVRRLVADLRPEWKVGLDLIGPIGAPSMGQDYSTLAAHCEWLKPMLYHHSTARGVRQWVEGMAQMRGMTPDKAYDQARALFLLQGTEMPQTWDEFREAGMPASWVSAQTKYCQGVVGDKAEVYPGIQGWEPATTDEIRAMLNAAFDAGAPGITTYCYSNMVWEKFDVFREVFKERFG from the coding sequence ATGCGTGAAGCGCCAACCGCGAAAGCTTCGGGATGCAGCCGCCGCCAATTCCTCAGACGCGCCTCCGCAGGTACGCTGGGGTTACTGCTCGGGCCTTCAGTCCTGAGTCGGTCGAGCCAGGCTTCCGCCGCCGGGAAGCCGGACGCGCCCTTCCTCGCCATTCAAACCCATGCCCACGACTACTTCCTTGAGGGCGCGGAAACGGTATGCCGGAACGTAGTGGAGCGCGGCGGCTTCAATCAAATGCTCTTCGCCGCGACGTACGTCCGGGAAGGCAAATGGACGAATCACCAGCCCGGCAATGACTACACCGTCGAGGCGGGCCTTTATTTCGCCCCGGACCCCAAGCTGTACCGGGACAGCGGAGTCGCTCCCCGCCGTGCGCCGAGTGCAGGCATGGAGAGCTACAACGCCCTGGCGGAAGTGTCCAAGGCCGCGCGCAAGGTCGGCGTCGGAGCCTATGCCTGGATATCCGACTACGACCAGCGGCTAGTCGCGGCGGATTACCCGGAGCTGCGGGTAGTCGGGCCCGACGGCAAGCCGGCCGATAGCGAGTGGTTCTGCCCGAACAACCCGCGGGCGCGCGCCTACGTCGTGGCACTGTACGAGGACGTCGCGCGCAACTACGACGTGGACGGCTTCTTCATGGACCGCATCCGCTACAGCTCTCCGACTGCCGTGTGCTACTGCAAGTGGTGCCGCGAGGCGATGGAGCGCAGCGGACTGGACGCGGAGCGCGTCATGAGCACCATGCGGCGCATCGCGGGTCAGCCGGCAGGAACGATGACGCTGATGATCGGCGCCAGCTTCGACAATATCTTCGAGAACGACGATGTCGTCGAAGTCGCGCAGTGGATGCGCTTCCGCCAGCAGACGGTTGCCGACCATGTGGCGCAGGTGCGTCGCCTGGTGGCCGACTTGCGGCCGGAATGGAAGGTCGGGCTCGACCTCATCGGCCCGATCGGGGCGCCTTCAATGGGGCAGGACTACAGCACGCTCGCCGCCCACTGCGAGTGGCTCAAGCCGATGCTGTACCATCACTCGACGGCGCGCGGCGTGCGGCAGTGGGTCGAGGGGATGGCGCAGATGCGCGGCATGACCCCCGACAAGGCCTACGACCAAGCGCGAGCGCTGTTCTTGCTGCAGGGCACTGAGATGCCGCAGACCTGGGACGAGTTCCGCGAAGCCGGCATGCCCGCAAGCTGGGTGTCAGCCCAGACCAAGTACTGCCAGGGCGTCGTCGGGGACAAGGCGGAGGTCTATCCCGGCATCCAGGGCTGGGAGCCCGCGACGACGGACGAGATTCGCGCCATGCTCAACGCGGCGTTCGACGCCGGCGCCCCCGGTATCACCACCTACTGCTACTCGAACATGGTGTGGGAGAAGTTCGACGTATTCCGCGAGGTGTTCAAGGAGCGCTTCGGCTAG
- a CDS encoding rhamnulokinase, translating to MRQSESSGAGKRFLALDLGAESGRGVIGTLANGKLALEQVGRFRNGPVNLLGALHWDASSIHQHTKDIIAQSAAGGALDGIGVDTWGVDYGLIGSDGELLGNPYHYRDARTTGMSQHAFKLVPREEIFARTGIQFMEINTLYQLLATARAKSPALGAAHRLLMMPDLFHYWLTGEAVGEFTIATTSQCYDPRAGDWARGMLEKMGIPTDILPPLIQPGTVLGPLAKSVAEETETQAPVIAPASHDTGSAVAAVPANGDDWCYISSGTWSLMGVEVAAPVINDAALRYNFTNEGGVAGTYRFLKNIGGLWLVQESRRTWEREGRALSYDELTSLAADAESLVSIVEPDHPSFLHPGDMPARIGEFCRETGQPEPDDVGAVIRCILESLALKYRWVLERLEEMLGRRIARVHIVGGGTQNTLLSQLAADALERPVMTGPVEATAIGNIMIQAIAVGEVGSLAEARAIVAASFPTTTYEPGSPDGWDEAYDRYCALLDGGP from the coding sequence GTGAGACAGAGCGAATCCTCTGGCGCGGGCAAGCGTTTCCTGGCCCTCGACCTGGGCGCGGAAAGCGGCCGGGGCGTCATCGGTACGCTCGCCAACGGCAAGCTGGCGTTGGAGCAAGTCGGTCGTTTCCGCAACGGTCCGGTGAACCTCCTCGGCGCTCTCCACTGGGACGCCTCAAGCATCCATCAGCACACCAAGGATATCATCGCCCAGAGCGCGGCCGGCGGCGCGCTCGACGGCATCGGCGTTGATACGTGGGGCGTTGACTATGGCCTGATCGGCAGCGACGGCGAGCTTCTCGGCAACCCGTATCACTACCGCGATGCCCGCACCACCGGAATGTCTCAGCATGCCTTCAAGCTCGTCCCGCGTGAGGAGATCTTCGCACGTACCGGCATTCAGTTCATGGAGATCAACACGCTGTACCAGTTGCTCGCGACGGCGCGCGCGAAGTCCCCGGCGCTGGGCGCCGCGCACCGCCTGCTCATGATGCCCGACTTGTTCCATTACTGGCTGACGGGCGAGGCGGTCGGCGAGTTCACCATCGCCACAACATCGCAGTGTTACGATCCGCGGGCCGGCGACTGGGCACGCGGCATGTTGGAGAAGATGGGCATCCCGACGGACATCCTCCCGCCGCTCATCCAGCCCGGCACGGTGCTGGGTCCGCTCGCGAAGTCCGTCGCGGAAGAGACGGAGACACAGGCGCCCGTCATCGCCCCGGCAAGCCACGATACCGGCTCGGCGGTGGCCGCCGTGCCGGCGAACGGCGACGACTGGTGCTACATCAGCTCGGGCACGTGGTCGCTCATGGGCGTAGAGGTTGCCGCGCCGGTCATCAACGACGCCGCGCTGCGGTACAACTTCACGAATGAGGGAGGCGTCGCGGGGACGTACAGGTTCCTGAAGAACATCGGCGGGCTGTGGCTGGTGCAGGAGAGCCGGCGCACGTGGGAGCGCGAGGGACGGGCGCTGAGCTACGACGAACTGACGTCCCTGGCGGCCGACGCCGAATCCCTGGTTTCCATCGTCGAGCCGGACCACCCCTCGTTCCTGCACCCCGGCGACATGCCGGCCCGGATCGGAGAGTTCTGCCGCGAAACCGGGCAGCCCGAACCGGACGACGTCGGGGCGGTGATCCGCTGCATCCTCGAAAGCCTCGCGCTGAAGTACCGCTGGGTGCTGGAGCGGCTGGAGGAAATGCTGGGGCGGCGCATCGCGCGCGTGCATATCGTCGGCGGCGGGACACAGAACACGCTGCTCAGTCAGCTTGCCGCCGACGCCCTGGAGCGGCCGGTGATGACGGGGCCGGTGGAGGCGACCGCCATCGGCAACATCATGATTCAGGCCATCGCGGTCGGTGAGGTCGGATCACTGGCGGAGGCACGCGCGATCGTTGCGGCGAGCTTCCCGACAACAACGTACGAGCCTGGCTCACCCGACGGCTGGGACGAGGCGTACGACCGCTACTGCGCGCTGCTCGACGGCGGGCCCTAG
- a CDS encoding diguanylate cyclase, with protein sequence MNDHALRLSAGGNDLWLSFRRNRTDWVVRAIVLAACITTLVLQASSWLVMPELTIPELLLFAAMALLALLFLLHCLRELYVERIERALDRRRNIEDLSNSIIRTLAVAINSKDRMSQGHLERVQQAALATAREMGVDDSEIEAIRIAALLHDIGKLAVPEHILNKPERLTEEEERKVQSHTRVGKRILEPIKFPHNVLPIVEHHHECFDGSGYPDGQQGVEISLGARILSVANVYDALVSPRPYREAMPPDDALAHVEARAGTEFDPEVVAAFVSIARAGGLEPIYIGVEAARRAARVVAPDSIHDDIASAQQELFALYDVAQTMSATLNVQETLNLIASKTKKVVDYSTCIVFLLDEARTAIRAEFAQGLRENELVGMTIPVGEGVSGKVAGSGLPMRGDDPGTDLEWARPGPSGGDLESVLAVPLTHEREIIGVISLYHTQKQVFTEDHQRLLSIVARQASLAVENAREFERTKESALTDNLTGLPNARCLYMLLEQEMSRARRQEQPLSLLGLDVDDFKSINDTFGHQAGDQTLCELGRIFQHAVREYDVVARHAGDEFFVVLPATGHDQARVIADRIQAAVRDHRPRFRNNQAVRLRVSIGVATFPDEAEDLHALIAAADAAMYADKRTNQQKISLVGA encoded by the coding sequence ATGAACGACCATGCCCTGCGCCTTTCGGCAGGCGGCAACGATTTGTGGCTCAGTTTCCGGCGCAACCGCACGGACTGGGTGGTGCGTGCTATTGTACTTGCCGCCTGCATTACAACGCTCGTGTTGCAGGCATCATCCTGGCTGGTGATGCCGGAGTTGACCATTCCCGAGCTGCTCCTCTTCGCTGCGATGGCGTTGCTCGCGCTGTTGTTCCTGCTTCACTGCCTCCGCGAGTTGTACGTCGAGCGCATCGAGCGCGCGCTCGACCGCAGGCGGAATATCGAGGACCTCAGTAATTCGATTATCCGCACGTTGGCCGTTGCCATCAACTCCAAGGATCGCATGAGCCAGGGCCATCTCGAGCGCGTGCAGCAAGCTGCCCTTGCCACCGCTCGGGAGATGGGAGTGGACGACTCCGAGATCGAGGCGATCCGCATCGCCGCCCTGCTCCACGACATCGGCAAGCTCGCAGTTCCCGAGCACATCCTGAACAAGCCCGAGCGTTTGACCGAAGAGGAAGAGCGCAAGGTACAGAGTCACACCCGGGTGGGCAAGCGCATTCTGGAGCCGATCAAGTTCCCCCATAACGTGTTGCCCATCGTGGAGCACCACCACGAGTGCTTCGACGGCAGCGGTTATCCGGACGGCCAGCAGGGCGTGGAGATATCCCTTGGCGCGCGCATACTGTCCGTCGCCAACGTGTATGACGCCTTGGTGTCCCCGCGGCCCTATCGCGAGGCGATGCCCCCGGACGATGCGCTCGCCCACGTCGAGGCGCGCGCGGGCACTGAGTTCGACCCCGAGGTGGTCGCCGCCTTCGTCAGCATCGCCCGGGCCGGCGGCCTGGAACCGATATACATCGGCGTCGAGGCCGCGCGGCGCGCAGCACGGGTGGTCGCCCCGGACTCGATCCATGACGACATCGCGAGCGCGCAGCAAGAGCTGTTCGCGCTCTACGATGTCGCTCAGACCATGAGCGCCACGCTCAATGTTCAGGAAACGCTCAACCTGATTGCGAGCAAGACGAAGAAAGTCGTGGATTACTCGACGTGCATCGTTTTCCTGCTCGACGAGGCGCGCACGGCAATCCGCGCCGAGTTCGCCCAAGGCTTGCGCGAGAACGAACTCGTCGGCATGACAATTCCTGTCGGTGAGGGCGTCAGCGGCAAGGTTGCCGGCAGCGGGCTGCCCATGCGCGGCGACGATCCGGGGACCGACCTGGAGTGGGCGCGCCCGGGGCCGAGCGGCGGGGATCTCGAGTCCGTGCTTGCGGTGCCTCTGACTCACGAGCGCGAGATTATCGGCGTTATCAGCCTCTACCACACGCAGAAGCAGGTCTTTACCGAGGACCACCAGCGCTTGCTGAGCATTGTCGCGCGCCAGGCCTCGTTGGCGGTTGAAAACGCGCGCGAGTTCGAGCGTACCAAGGAGTCAGCGCTCACCGATAATCTGACGGGTCTGCCCAACGCGCGCTGCCTGTACATGCTGCTGGAGCAGGAGATGAGCCGCGCGCGCAGGCAGGAGCAGCCGCTCTCGCTGCTCGGCCTCGACGTAGATGATTTCAAGTCCATCAACGATACCTTCGGCCACCAGGCCGGCGATCAGACGCTGTGCGAGTTGGGGCGCATATTCCAGCACGCGGTGCGCGAGTACGACGTCGTAGCGCGTCACGCGGGCGACGAGTTCTTCGTCGTCCTTCCCGCGACCGGGCACGATCAAGCGCGCGTCATTGCCGACCGTATTCAGGCCGCGGTACGCGATCACCGGCCGCGTTTCCGCAACAACCAAGCGGTCCGGCTGCGAGTCAGCATCGGCGTCGCCACGTTCCCCGACGAGGCGGAGGACCTGCACGCGTTGATTGCCGCCGCTGACGCCGCGATGTACGCGGACAAGCGCACCAACCAGCAGAAGATAAGCCTGGTTGGCGCCTGA
- a CDS encoding phosphoglucosamine mutase, with translation MSPHGEANGLRVSYSGVRGIYGESLTTLVAARFAEAFARLATRYRPKPTVIIGRDTRPSGEELLPAVIAGLTRLPCSLIDVGVVPSPTVQVAMAELGAQAAIIVTASHNPPEWNGFKFLIGPHNIVLNGEQTRELFQLSRDASREMESPQSSAAPSRNREALDAHLRRVLDQVDVEAIKRRRFKVAVDSCLGAGEEVTASLADALGCTVVPVRVERNSEPVAAHLGALRAYVVENECDIGVAQDLDADRLALVTETGEAIGEECTLAFAVDHLLRRFGGAAPVVVRNSSTSRMIDDLCAAHGAELREVRVGEVNLSQAMIELTEQGRTVFGGEGNGGVIYPPVCFGRDSLIGIALILEYAARAGRPLSELHAALPQYHIIKRKLEGLDGHRLDEALARVKRLFAAETLSEFDGLKFTFSDGAWCQVRPSNTEPIVRVIAEARSPATAEQLYRQVESEVAPLLHR, from the coding sequence ATGTCACCCCACGGCGAGGCGAACGGTCTTCGGGTGAGCTACTCGGGTGTGCGCGGCATCTACGGGGAGTCGCTGACCACGCTCGTTGCCGCTCGTTTCGCCGAGGCGTTCGCACGACTGGCGACCAGATACCGCCCCAAACCGACCGTCATCATCGGCCGCGACACGCGGCCGTCAGGCGAAGAACTGCTGCCGGCGGTCATCGCGGGGCTCACGCGTCTGCCGTGTTCTCTGATAGACGTCGGCGTCGTGCCCAGCCCCACCGTGCAGGTCGCGATGGCCGAGTTGGGTGCGCAGGCAGCCATCATCGTCACCGCCAGCCACAACCCTCCGGAGTGGAATGGCTTCAAGTTCCTCATTGGGCCGCACAATATCGTTCTCAACGGGGAGCAGACGCGGGAGTTGTTCCAGTTGTCCCGGGATGCATCGCGCGAGATGGAGTCCCCCCAGTCGAGCGCGGCGCCCAGCAGGAACCGGGAGGCCCTCGATGCGCATCTGCGGCGCGTCCTCGACCAGGTTGACGTGGAGGCCATCAAGCGCCGCCGCTTCAAAGTAGCGGTTGATTCCTGTCTCGGCGCAGGGGAGGAAGTGACGGCCTCGCTGGCGGACGCGCTTGGTTGCACTGTCGTGCCCGTGCGCGTGGAGCGGAATTCGGAACCTGTCGCCGCTCACCTCGGCGCGCTGCGAGCGTACGTCGTCGAGAACGAGTGCGACATCGGCGTCGCGCAGGATCTCGATGCCGATCGCCTCGCACTCGTCACTGAGACAGGCGAGGCGATCGGTGAGGAGTGCACACTCGCCTTCGCGGTTGACCACCTGCTTCGGCGCTTCGGCGGGGCCGCACCTGTCGTGGTCAGAAACAGTTCGACCAGCCGTATGATTGATGACTTGTGTGCGGCCCACGGGGCGGAGCTGCGCGAAGTCAGGGTGGGGGAGGTCAACCTGTCGCAGGCCATGATCGAATTGACGGAGCAAGGGCGCACGGTATTCGGTGGGGAGGGCAACGGCGGCGTAATCTACCCGCCGGTGTGTTTTGGGCGAGACAGCCTCATCGGCATCGCGCTGATCCTCGAGTACGCCGCGCGAGCGGGCCGGCCCCTCTCCGAACTCCATGCGGCGCTCCCTCAATACCACATCATCAAGCGCAAGCTCGAAGGCCTGGACGGGCACCGCTTGGACGAGGCGCTGGCGCGAGTCAAGCGACTGTTTGCTGCGGAAACGCTCTCTGAGTTTGATGGCCTCAAGTTCACTTTCTCCGATGGCGCGTGGTGCCAGGTGCGCCCGTCGAATACCGAGCCTATAGTCCGAGTCATCGCCGAGGCGCGCTCGCCCGCGACCGCCGAGCAGTTGTACCGCCAGGTCGAGAGCGAGGTCGCCCCGTTGCTGCACAGATAG